In Panacibacter ginsenosidivorans, the following proteins share a genomic window:
- a CDS encoding bestrophin family protein, which translates to MLTYNSKDWFKFIFFFRRSDTVRKLLPLMIGMGLFTWLIAWLELKYLLISEREVIKNVSMMHTMLTFVISMLLVFRTNSAYDRWWEGRKLWGALVNNSRNLAIKLNAMLPSEDKYNREFYNKTISIYANVLALHLKSELTKFELDEKDHPELLQLESGKHLPNQVASLLFRRTNRLYEEKKISGDQLIILNGELISFTDICGACERIKNTPIPLSYSTFLKKFIFFFVLTLPFSFVLSLQYWAIPVVAFIFYALTSLEVIAEEIEDPFDGDENDLPIMKIAENIKKHVAEIL; encoded by the coding sequence ATGCTTACATACAATTCCAAAGACTGGTTTAAATTTATTTTCTTTTTTCGCCGGTCTGACACCGTAAGAAAGTTATTGCCGCTAATGATCGGCATGGGTTTGTTTACATGGCTCATAGCATGGCTCGAGTTAAAGTATCTACTTATTTCCGAAAGAGAAGTTATCAAGAACGTAAGCATGATGCATACCATGCTTACGTTCGTAATATCTATGCTGCTTGTATTCAGAACAAACAGTGCTTATGATCGCTGGTGGGAGGGCCGCAAACTTTGGGGTGCCCTGGTAAACAACAGCCGCAACCTTGCTATAAAACTAAATGCCATGCTCCCTTCGGAAGATAAGTACAACAGGGAGTTTTATAACAAAACAATATCCATCTATGCAAATGTGCTGGCACTTCATTTAAAGAGTGAACTCACAAAATTTGAGCTAGATGAAAAAGATCATCCGGAGTTGCTTCAGTTAGAGAGCGGCAAACACTTACCAAACCAGGTAGCGTCGTTACTCTTTCGCAGAACAAACAGGCTTTATGAAGAAAAAAAAATTTCGGGCGATCAGCTTATTATTTTAAATGGCGAATTGATTTCTTTTACAGATATCTGTGGCGCCTGTGAGCGTATCAAAAACACACCGATACCACTTTCGTACAGTACTTTTTTAAAAAAATTTATTTTCTTTTTTGTCCTTACACTGCCATTTAGTTTTGTATTGAGTTTACAATACTGGGCGATTCCCGTAGTAGCCTTTATTTTCTATGCGCTTACCAGCCTTGAAGTAATTGCAGAAGAAATCGAAGATCCTTTTGATGGTGATGAAAATGATCTTCCCATCATGAAAATAGCAGAAAATATAAAGAAGCATGTAGCAGAAATATTATAA
- a CDS encoding tail fiber domain-containing protein, with protein MKQKNTKLLAVILLCTAAFSSNAQNWLLNGNAGTNGNLNFVGTTDNRPIVFRTNNKERMRILPGGKIGIGTTLPDARFTVAVGGGVTLTTTDSFLLGSISGSNLAFDNNEIQARYNGTGNTLYLNYWGGGVWMGNHSGTISPGIYIGSNGAVGIGSSATNSAYALAVNPTTAGNGILFNDPVNGYMAFGAKTGSGIGMLIENTSSTNTSPALYGFNSGPGYGVYGYTAGGSGSDPFYPSGVYGYNGSYGYGTGGYCYNGSGVLGYSANYVGVWGSTGNSSSYAGYFAGNVYSTGSYQGSDQKLKQNIKDVTSAMDIITQLRPKTYDFRQDGNYKLMNLPQGTHYGLIAQDVEKILPTLVKDTKFETALAKAPGKVGADGKMESSPDGKSETIDFKALNYTELIPIMIKGMQELQQKVTELENTIASMKQGSVSSATSNSAVTKISTAAYLKQNVPNPFTQNTSIQYYLPETMHQAQLIVYGMDGRQVKSYTLNNGLNQVTINAGALSAGQYMYSLIVDGAKIDTKNMMLTK; from the coding sequence ATGAAACAGAAAAACACCAAACTTCTTGCTGTGATTTTATTATGCACAGCAGCATTTTCTTCAAATGCACAAAACTGGTTACTAAATGGTAATGCAGGAACAAATGGCAATTTAAATTTTGTGGGTACCACAGATAACAGGCCCATTGTATTCAGGACAAACAACAAAGAAAGGATGCGCATATTACCCGGTGGCAAAATTGGTATTGGCACTACGCTGCCTGATGCAAGGTTTACCGTTGCAGTGGGTGGTGGCGTTACTTTAACTACAACAGATAGTTTTTTGCTTGGCAGCATCAGCGGTTCCAATCTTGCATTCGACAACAATGAAATACAGGCACGCTATAACGGCACGGGCAATACGCTTTATTTAAACTACTGGGGTGGTGGCGTGTGGATGGGTAATCATAGTGGCACTATTTCTCCGGGCATTTATATCGGTTCCAATGGCGCAGTAGGCATTGGCAGCAGCGCTACCAATTCTGCTTATGCTTTAGCAGTAAATCCAACAACGGCAGGCAATGGTATTTTATTTAACGATCCCGTAAATGGCTATATGGCATTTGGTGCAAAAACAGGTTCCGGTATTGGAATGTTAATCGAAAATACTTCTTCTACAAACACATCCCCTGCTTTATATGGATTTAACTCCGGCCCCGGTTATGGCGTATATGGTTACACAGCAGGCGGCTCTGGTTCGGATCCCTTCTATCCTTCAGGCGTATATGGCTATAATGGCTCTTATGGTTATGGCACCGGCGGCTATTGTTATAATGGCTCAGGTGTGCTTGGCTATTCTGCCAACTATGTAGGTGTATGGGGTTCTACCGGTAACAGCAGTTCCTATGCAGGATATTTTGCAGGTAATGTTTACAGCACGGGTAGCTACCAGGGTTCAGATCAAAAACTGAAACAAAATATAAAAGATGTTACCAGTGCTATGGATATCATTACTCAGCTCAGGCCAAAGACTTATGATTTTCGCCAGGATGGTAATTATAAACTCATGAATCTTCCACAGGGCACACATTATGGCCTTATAGCACAAGACGTAGAAAAAATATTACCTACGCTTGTAAAAGATACAAAGTTTGAAACAGCTCTTGCAAAAGCGCCAGGCAAAGTTGGAGCAGATGGAAAAATGGAAAGCAGTCCTGACGGCAAATCTGAAACAATAGATTTCAAAGCATTAAACTACACAGAGCTTATTCCGATTATGATTAAAGGCATGCAGGAATTACAGCAAAAAGTCACAGAGCTTGAAAACACCATTGCTTCTATGAAACAAGGCAGCGTTTCTTCTGCTACTTCAAATTCAGCAGTTACAAAAATTTCAACCGCTGCGTACCTTAAACAAAATGTACCAAACCCTTTTACACAAAATACAAGCATTCAATATTATTTACCAGAGACCATGCACCAGGCGCAACTCATTGTATATGGTATGGATGGCCGCCAGGTTAAATCTTATACACTTAACAATGGATTGAACCAGGTTACTATAAATGCAGGTGCCTTGTCAGCAGGTCAATATATGTATTCATTGATAGTAGATGGAGCAAAAATTGATACAAAAAATATGATGCTAACCAAATAA
- a CDS encoding M16 family metallopeptidase, with protein MHILKKLSMVTGGFLLMTVAVKAQKVDFTEYDLANGLHVILHQDKTAPVVAVTVFYHVGSKNEETSRTGFAHFFEHLLFEGTDNIKRGEWSKIVSSNGGQENATTSQDRTFYYEVFPSNQLELGLWMESERMLHPVINEVGVKTQNEVVKEEKRQRIDNQPYGHFLEEIFKRLFTAHPYRWQPIGSMEDLDAAKLEEFQAFFKKYYIPNNATLSVAGDIDIEQAKKWVAKYFTDVPKGPAIVQPNIQEAPITKEIVDTAYDANIQIPAVMAAYRIPGLKSDDSKVLELISNYLSNGGSSKLYKKMVDDKKNALQVGAFNYALEDYGAYITYALPNNNASLQDLLKDIDEEVVKLQTDLISEEDYQKLMNQEENDFVSANTRMLGVAENLSDGHVYFNNTGHINDELSDYKKITREQIRDVAKKYLNSNQRVVLYYLPDTKSGNN; from the coding sequence ATGCACATTCTGAAGAAGCTCTCTATGGTTACAGGTGGCTTTTTGCTGATGACTGTTGCAGTCAAAGCGCAAAAAGTTGACTTTACCGAATATGACCTTGCTAATGGCCTGCATGTAATTCTGCACCAGGATAAAACCGCACCGGTTGTAGCTGTTACTGTTTTTTATCATGTTGGTTCAAAAAATGAAGAAACAAGCCGTACCGGTTTTGCGCATTTCTTTGAACATCTTTTGTTTGAAGGCACAGACAATATTAAACGCGGCGAGTGGTCAAAAATAGTCTCCTCAAATGGCGGGCAGGAAAACGCCACCACATCGCAGGACCGCACATTTTACTACGAAGTATTTCCCAGCAACCAGCTTGAGCTGGGTTTGTGGATGGAGAGTGAACGCATGCTACATCCTGTAATAAATGAAGTTGGCGTAAAAACACAGAATGAAGTGGTGAAGGAAGAAAAACGTCAGCGTATAGATAACCAGCCTTATGGTCATTTCCTGGAAGAAATATTTAAGCGTTTGTTTACAGCGCATCCTTACCGATGGCAGCCAATCGGCTCAATGGAAGATCTTGATGCTGCAAAGCTTGAAGAGTTCCAGGCCTTCTTTAAAAAATATTATATCCCCAACAATGCCACATTAAGTGTTGCCGGTGATATAGATATTGAGCAGGCAAAAAAATGGGTAGCAAAATATTTTACTGATGTTCCAAAAGGGCCTGCAATTGTGCAACCCAATATACAGGAAGCACCTATTACAAAAGAGATCGTTGACACAGCATACGATGCAAACATCCAGATACCGGCTGTTATGGCTGCTTACCGTATTCCTGGTTTAAAATCTGATGACTCAAAAGTGCTGGAGCTTATTTCTAATTATTTATCAAACGGCGGAAGCTCCAAGCTTTACAAAAAAATGGTTGATGATAAAAAGAATGCATTGCAGGTTGGCGCATTTAATTATGCACTCGAAGATTATGGCGCATACATAACTTATGCATTGCCCAACAACAATGCCTCTTTGCAGGATCTGCTGAAAGACATTGATGAAGAAGTTGTAAAACTTCAAACAGATCTTATTAGCGAAGAAGATTACCAGAAACTCATGAACCAGGAAGAGAATGATTTTGTAAGCGCCAACACACGCATGCTGGGTGTTGCAGAAAATTTATCTGATGGTCATGTTTATTTCAACAACACAGGTCACATCAATGATGAGCTGAGCGATTACAAAAAAATAACACGTGAGCAAATAAGAGATGTTGCAAAGAAATATCTGAACAGCAATCAGCGTGTGGTGTTGTATTATTTGCCAGATACAAAATCAGGGAATAATTAA
- a CDS encoding M16 family metallopeptidase, translating into MKKIFIAATGLLFVTATMAQSALDRSQRPKPGPAPVISFKDPVMYKLPNGITVLVVENHKLPKVSATYSIDAGPITEGSKAGTLDIMGQMLGEGTTKMTKAQFDEAVDQMGADVSLSAGGGSVGALTRYFDKAFTLMTEALKSPAFTQESFDKIKSQTLTDLKSNEKSAKAISANVVSALAYGLDHPNGEFTTEATVNNITLDDVKKAYAAYITPSRGYLTFVGDITPAQAKALAEKTLATWKGVALTLPQLKTVANPDKTEIDLVDVPNAVQSEITVTNLVSLPMSSPDYFPVLLTNQILGGGGDARLFMNLREHHGFTYGSYSRVNAGRFQTTFGATASVRNDKVDSAVAEILHEIDTIRTKKVSADELANAKAIYNGSFALGLENPARTAGFASNILINNLPKDFYRTYLQKINAVTVDDVQRVAQKYFNYSNTRIVVVGKAATVQAGLAKLGYEVKMYDKNAKPVATKSTAAVNMTADQVVQKFITVSGGADELKKINSMVMTASMTIQGMQLDAVSKKLAPNMELTEISMNGQVAMKEVFDGTTGYQAQMGNKSDMGADEIAQKKDVKGIFPQLFYNDGSYKLEVAGIEKVGDADAYKVKITTAAGNESTEYYDAATGYLVKQESVVKQGGMEIQQSTELSNYKKVGTVMLPFTYNVSVQTPQGNQDFTMEAKEYKLNEAIAADEFK; encoded by the coding sequence ATGAAAAAAATATTTATAGCAGCCACAGGTTTACTGTTTGTAACAGCAACAATGGCGCAATCAGCTTTAGACAGAAGCCAAAGACCCAAGCCTGGTCCTGCTCCTGTTATTTCTTTCAAGGATCCTGTAATGTATAAGCTGCCAAACGGTATTACTGTTTTGGTTGTTGAAAATCATAAACTGCCAAAAGTATCTGCAACATATTCTATAGATGCTGGTCCAATAACTGAAGGCAGCAAAGCAGGCACGCTCGATATTATGGGTCAGATGCTCGGGGAAGGAACTACAAAAATGACCAAGGCACAATTTGATGAAGCAGTAGATCAAATGGGTGCAGATGTAAGTCTCAGCGCAGGTGGGGGAAGTGTTGGTGCACTTACAAGATATTTCGATAAGGCCTTTACTTTAATGACAGAAGCTTTGAAAAGCCCTGCATTTACACAGGAGTCTTTCGATAAAATAAAATCACAAACACTTACCGATCTTAAGTCAAACGAAAAAAGTGCAAAAGCTATTTCAGCAAATGTAGTAAGTGCGTTAGCTTATGGCCTTGATCATCCCAACGGTGAGTTTACAACAGAAGCAACAGTAAATAATATTACACTTGATGATGTGAAGAAAGCTTATGCTGCATACATCACACCATCACGCGGTTATTTAACTTTTGTTGGGGACATTACACCTGCACAGGCAAAGGCTTTGGCAGAAAAAACATTAGCAACATGGAAAGGCGTTGCGTTAACATTACCACAATTAAAAACAGTTGCTAATCCTGATAAAACAGAAATAGATCTTGTAGATGTGCCTAATGCGGTACAAAGTGAAATAACCGTTACCAATCTTGTTTCGTTGCCAATGAGCAGTCCTGATTATTTTCCTGTGTTACTTACCAATCAAATTCTTGGTGGTGGTGGAGATGCAAGATTATTCATGAACCTTCGTGAACATCACGGTTTTACTTATGGTAGTTATTCAAGAGTTAATGCAGGGAGATTCCAGACAACATTTGGTGCAACAGCTTCCGTACGTAACGATAAAGTTGATAGCGCCGTTGCAGAAATATTACACGAAATAGATACAATCCGCACCAAAAAAGTTTCTGCTGATGAATTGGCAAATGCAAAAGCAATTTATAATGGTTCATTTGCATTAGGTCTTGAAAACCCTGCTCGTACAGCAGGTTTTGCAAGCAATATTCTCATCAATAATTTGCCAAAAGATTTTTACAGAACTTACCTGCAAAAAATAAATGCAGTTACTGTTGATGATGTACAACGTGTAGCGCAGAAATATTTTAATTATAGTAACACACGTATTGTTGTAGTTGGTAAAGCTGCTACAGTACAAGCAGGTCTTGCAAAGCTTGGCTACGAAGTAAAGATGTATGACAAGAATGCAAAACCTGTTGCAACAAAATCAACTGCTGCAGTTAATATGACCGCAGACCAGGTAGTTCAAAAGTTTATTACCGTAAGCGGTGGTGCAGATGAATTGAAGAAGATCAATTCAATGGTGATGACTGCCAGCATGACTATCCAGGGCATGCAGCTTGATGCGGTTTCTAAAAAATTAGCTCCAAACATGGAGCTTACAGAAATAAGCATGAACGGACAGGTTGCAATGAAAGAAGTATTTGATGGCACAACGGGTTACCAGGCACAGATGGGTAATAAGTCAGATATGGGTGCTGATGAGATTGCACAGAAAAAAGATGTAAAAGGTATTTTTCCGCAGTTGTTTTATAATGATGGGAGTTACAAACTCGAAGTTGCAGGCATAGAAAAAGTGGGCGATGCAGATGCATATAAAGTAAAGATCACCACAGCTGCAGGTAACGAAAGCACCGAATATTATGATGCAGCTACAGGCTATCTTGTAAAGCAGGAATCTGTTGTAAAGCAGGGTGGCATGGAAATACAGCAGTCCACAGAATTAAGTAATTACAAAAAAGTAGGTACTGTTATGTTGCCTTTTACTTATAATGTTTCCGTACAAACGCCGCAAGGCAACCAGGATTTTACGATGGAAGCAAAAGAATATAAATTAAACGAAGCAATAGCGGCAGACGAGTTTAAGTAA
- the kbl gene encoding glycine C-acetyltransferase, whose amino-acid sequence MNEKFVNRIRTEVAEIEAAGLFKKERIITSEQGPEIVVNGKTVLNFCANNYLGLSSHPKVIEAAHKAIDTHGYGMSSVRFICGTQDIHKELEAKIAQFLGTGDSILYAAAFDANGGVFEPLFNEQDAIISDALNHASIIDGIRLCKAVRYRYEHNNMEDLETKLLDSSHLRSRIIVTDGSFSMDGTIAQLDKICDLADKYDAIVMSDECHSSGFLGKTGRGTHEYRGVMGRIDIITGTLGKALGGASGGFTSGRKEIVEMLRQRSRPYLFSNTVTPSIVGASIAVLDMLTETTELRDKLEYNTKYFRTQMTAAGFDIKPGDHPIVPIMLYDAVVAQNFAAKLLEEGVYVIGFFYPVVAKGLARIRVQLSAAHEQHHLDKAIEAFTKVGKELGVLK is encoded by the coding sequence ATGAACGAAAAGTTTGTTAACCGTATAAGAACAGAAGTTGCAGAAATTGAAGCAGCAGGTTTATTCAAAAAAGAAAGAATCATCACCAGTGAGCAAGGCCCCGAAATTGTAGTGAATGGCAAAACAGTGTTGAATTTTTGCGCCAATAATTATCTTGGTCTTTCCTCACATCCAAAAGTTATAGAAGCAGCACATAAAGCAATTGACACGCATGGCTATGGCATGAGCAGTGTGCGTTTTATTTGCGGTACACAGGATATACATAAAGAACTTGAAGCAAAGATCGCGCAGTTCCTCGGCACTGGAGATTCCATACTATATGCGGCAGCTTTTGATGCAAATGGTGGTGTGTTTGAACCTTTGTTCAACGAACAGGATGCAATTATTTCTGATGCATTGAATCATGCTTCCATTATTGATGGTATTCGTTTATGCAAAGCTGTTCGTTATAGGTACGAGCACAACAATATGGAAGATCTTGAAACAAAACTGTTAGACAGCTCTCATTTACGCAGCAGGATAATTGTAACAGATGGTTCATTCAGCATGGATGGAACTATTGCTCAGCTTGATAAAATTTGTGACCTCGCAGATAAGTATGATGCGATTGTGATGAGCGATGAATGTCATTCATCCGGTTTTCTTGGTAAGACAGGAAGAGGCACACACGAGTATCGCGGCGTAATGGGAAGGATCGATATTATTACAGGAACATTGGGCAAAGCATTGGGTGGTGCAAGTGGAGGTTTCACCAGTGGTCGCAAGGAAATTGTTGAAATGCTGCGCCAGCGTTCAAGGCCTTACCTCTTCTCAAACACTGTGACACCAAGCATTGTAGGCGCTTCTATCGCCGTGCTCGACATGCTTACAGAGACAACAGAGCTAAGAGATAAACTTGAATACAACACAAAATATTTCCGTACACAAATGACGGCAGCAGGATTTGATATAAAACCCGGCGATCATCCTATCGTTCCAATTATGTTGTACGATGCAGTTGTTGCGCAAAATTTTGCTGCAAAATTGTTGGAAGAAGGTGTGTACGTTATTGGTTTCTTTTATCCTGTTGTTGCAAAAGGTTTGGCACGCATTCGTGTGCAGTTAAGCGCCGCACACGAGCAACATCATCTTGATAAAGCAATAGAAGCGTTTACAAAAGTTGGAAAAGAATTAGGTGTGTTGAAATAA
- a CDS encoding ABC transporter permease, producing the protein MNFLFAWRYFRSKKSANAINIIAWISVLAIAVGTAALIIVLSVFNGFEDIVKGLYSDFYSDIRITPVKGKFASFSPDITKKLGSVPGVDKLSFFVEEKAVLVNGDYQTIVYLKGVDATYSTVSNIGGHIERGAYALGNTDEPAIVAGAGISNAVGADPEDKLSNLVVYLPNRKATNFNNMDAMHSYNVSTAGVFAIQQEFDDKYAFTNLPFMQYMLDLNANEYSGTDILLKAGVDENEVKKQLEMVVGKDLKVQTRYEQNQGLFSIMQIEKWVIYGILSLILVVAAFNMIGALTMLVLEKQKDIAVLKAMGAHDTRIQNIFLSEGLVLAIVGGTSGMLLAFLVCTLQLQFHLIKLGGNTFIIDYYPVQMHIADFLLVAFTVFTVAVLAAWLPSRKAAAQLFSLKS; encoded by the coding sequence TTGAATTTTCTTTTTGCATGGCGGTATTTCAGATCTAAAAAATCTGCCAATGCAATTAATATCATTGCATGGATCAGCGTGCTGGCTATTGCTGTTGGTACAGCAGCGCTGATCATTGTATTGAGTGTGTTCAATGGTTTTGAAGATATCGTAAAAGGGCTTTACAGCGATTTCTACTCTGATATACGTATTACACCGGTCAAAGGAAAATTTGCAAGTTTCTCTCCTGATATAACAAAGAAATTAGGTAGTGTGCCCGGTGTTGATAAACTGAGTTTTTTTGTAGAAGAAAAAGCAGTGCTTGTTAATGGCGATTATCAAACTATTGTTTATCTGAAAGGGGTTGATGCAACTTATTCAACCGTTAGCAATATTGGCGGCCATATTGAAAGAGGCGCTTACGCACTTGGCAACACAGATGAACCAGCAATTGTTGCTGGTGCTGGAATCAGTAACGCCGTAGGTGCCGATCCTGAAGATAAACTTTCTAATCTTGTTGTTTACCTGCCCAACAGGAAAGCCACGAACTTCAACAACATGGATGCCATGCATTCTTATAATGTATCCACGGCAGGTGTGTTTGCTATTCAGCAGGAGTTTGATGATAAGTATGCATTTACCAACCTGCCGTTTATGCAATACATGCTTGATCTTAACGCCAATGAATACAGCGGTACCGATATTTTATTAAAAGCAGGTGTTGATGAAAATGAAGTAAAGAAACAACTTGAAATGGTTGTTGGCAAAGACCTGAAAGTGCAAACAAGATACGAGCAAAACCAGGGGTTGTTCAGTATTATGCAAATAGAAAAATGGGTGATATACGGCATTCTTTCTTTGATATTGGTGGTAGCTGCATTTAATATGATCGGTGCATTAACCATGCTCGTGCTGGAAAAGCAAAAAGATATTGCCGTGCTTAAAGCAATGGGCGCACATGATACACGCATTCAAAATATCTTTTTAAGTGAAGGTCTTGTACTGGCCATTGTTGGCGGCACTTCAGGCATGTTGCTGGCATTTCTTGTGTGCACATTGCAACTGCAGTTTCATTTAATTAAACTGGGAGGCAATACTTTTATTATAGATTATTACCCTGTACAAATGCACATTGCAGATTTTTTATTGGTGGCGTTTACCGTATTTACGGTTGCTGTATTAGCCGCATGGTTGCCCTCCAGGAAAGCGGCTGCACAACTATTCTCTTTGAAGAGTTAA
- a CDS encoding lipoprotein signal peptidase has protein sequence MKGKHVAFIIIAILLADQLLKLYIKTTYYLGEEHLVLGDWFRLHFVENEGMAWGWKFGGDWGKIILTLFRFVAVIFGTFYLRTIIRKKYHRGFIVCAALIYAGALGNLLDSMFYGLIFSNSEPYLIAQAFPDGGGYAAFLHGKVVDMLYFPVITNAKYPSWFPFWGGEDFEFFRPVFNLADASISTGVIVLLLWQKKFFPKREHEMHSTVETGAVVDDSTQVS, from the coding sequence GTGAAGGGTAAGCATGTAGCATTTATTATCATAGCCATTTTACTGGCCGACCAATTACTTAAACTTTACATAAAGACAACTTATTACCTTGGTGAAGAACACCTTGTACTTGGTGATTGGTTCAGGCTGCACTTTGTAGAAAATGAAGGTATGGCCTGGGGCTGGAAATTTGGTGGCGACTGGGGCAAGATCATTCTTACGCTTTTCCGTTTTGTGGCAGTAATTTTTGGTACATTTTACCTGCGCACCATCATCCGCAAAAAATACCATCGCGGTTTTATTGTTTGTGCCGCACTTATTTACGCCGGTGCATTAGGCAATCTTCTTGACAGTATGTTCTACGGATTAATATTCAGCAACAGTGAACCATATTTGATAGCGCAGGCTTTTCCTGATGGTGGTGGTTATGCTGCCTTTCTACATGGCAAAGTAGTAGACATGTTGTACTTTCCTGTTATTACAAATGCAAAATATCCGTCGTGGTTTCCTTTCTGGGGCGGTGAGGATTTTGAATTCTTCAGACCGGTATTTAACCTTGCTGATGCTTCTATTTCTACCGGTGTTATTGTTTTACTGTTGTGGCAGAAAAAGTTTTTTCCAAAAAGAGAACACGAAATGCATTCAACTGTAGAGACCGGCGCAGTGGTTGATGATAGTACACAGGTATCATAA
- a CDS encoding CocE/NonD family hydrolase, producing the protein MKPVQFILIFCLISFVSCAQQTNIEYTKIERMIPMRDGIKLFTAIYIPKNASEKLPILMERTPYSCAPYGESNYRNRLGPNALFKNEPYIYVYQDVRGRHMSEGDFQEMTPAIDNKKSNKDVDESSDTYDTVDWLLKNIDNNNGKVGIYGISYPGFYATASLPNAHPAIVAVSPQAPVTDEFEGDDAYHRGAFYLMDNFDFMNFFDSPRNSPRKEDPFISDKINIEDAYQFYLQMGALSNYNAKYFENKSKIWNEYLEHNTNDSYWQQRNIRTHLKNIKPATLLVGGFFDAEDMFGALNTYQAIEKQNTGNDNKLVMGPWTHGAWESSNWSKFVSYDFSSNTSTYFQQLEYDFFNSHLKGKGAFNAGEATIFFTGSNEWKTFAQWPPKEAVQTKWFLNEQHGLAINTTATKGFDEYTSDPANPVPYIDKKAGERLSEYMAADQRFATKRKDVLYYESPVLENDITLSGPLTASLSVSMTGTDADFIIKVIDVLPDTAQTQQLVRAEVLRGKFRNSFEKPEPFEPNKITPVKLVLNDVAHTFKKGHKIMVQVQSSWFPLVDRNPQQFMNIPAAKDSDFKKSDIKIYHDSQHPSYIECLQLK; encoded by the coding sequence ATGAAACCCGTTCAATTCATTTTGATCTTTTGCCTTATTTCGTTTGTTTCCTGTGCACAGCAAACAAATATCGAGTATACAAAGATCGAACGCATGATACCCATGCGGGATGGCATAAAACTCTTTACCGCTATTTACATTCCAAAAAATGCATCAGAGAAATTACCTATTCTTATGGAACGCACACCATACTCCTGTGCGCCTTATGGAGAAAGTAATTACAGAAACAGGCTTGGGCCAAATGCTTTGTTTAAAAACGAACCTTACATATATGTGTACCAGGATGTACGTGGCCGCCACATGAGCGAAGGCGATTTTCAGGAAATGACACCAGCTATTGATAATAAGAAAAGTAATAAAGATGTGGATGAAAGCAGCGATACGTATGATACGGTAGATTGGCTGTTAAAAAATATTGACAACAATAATGGCAAAGTGGGCATTTATGGTATTTCTTACCCGGGATTTTATGCTACTGCTTCTCTGCCGAATGCCCATCCTGCTATCGTTGCTGTTTCTCCGCAGGCTCCTGTAACAGATGAATTTGAAGGAGACGATGCTTATCACCGTGGCGCATTTTACCTTATGGATAATTTTGATTTTATGAATTTTTTTGACTCACCAAGAAACTCCCCAAGAAAAGAAGATCCATTTATAAGCGATAAAATAAATATTGAAGATGCTTACCAGTTCTATCTTCAAATGGGTGCATTAAGCAACTACAACGCAAAGTATTTTGAAAATAAAAGCAAAATATGGAACGAATATCTTGAACACAATACCAATGACAGTTACTGGCAACAGCGAAACATTAGAACCCATCTTAAAAATATTAAACCCGCAACGCTTCTGGTAGGTGGTTTTTTTGATGCAGAAGATATGTTTGGTGCGTTAAACACTTACCAGGCTATTGAAAAGCAAAATACAGGTAACGATAATAAACTGGTAATGGGACCATGGACCCACGGTGCATGGGAAAGCAGCAACTGGAGCAAATTTGTTTCTTATGATTTCAGTAGTAATACCAGCACTTATTTTCAACAACTGGAATATGATTTTTTTAATTCTCATCTGAAGGGCAAAGGAGCATTTAATGCTGGTGAGGCCACTATTTTTTTTACCGGCAGTAATGAATGGAAAACATTTGCACAATGGCCTCCAAAAGAGGCTGTGCAAACAAAATGGTTTTTAAATGAGCAACATGGCCTTGCAATTAATACCACAGCAACTAAAGGTTTTGATGAATATACCTCTGACCCGGCTAACCCTGTACCTTACATTGATAAAAAGGCTGGCGAAAGATTGAGTGAATACATGGCAGCAGACCAGCGGTTTGCCACCAAAAGAAAGGATGTGCTTTATTATGAATCCCCGGTTTTGGAAAATGATATTACGCTGAGTGGCCCGCTTACAGCTAGTCTTTCTGTAAGTATGACAGGTACAGATGCTGACTTCATCATAAAGGTCATTGATGTTTTACCAGACACTGCGCAAACCCAGCAATTGGTAAGAGCAGAAGTATTACGTGGAAAATTCCGCAATAGCTTTGAAAAGCCTGAGCCATTTGAACCAAATAAAATAACGCCGGTTAAGCTGGTGTTGAATGATGTGGCCCATACTTTCAAGAAAGGACATAAAATAATGGTGCAGGTACAAAGCAGCTGGTTTCCCCTGGTGGACAGGAATCCACAGCAATTCATGAATATCCCGGCGGCAAAAGACAGCGATTTTAAAAAATCGGATATAAAAATTTATCATGACAGCCAGCATCCTTCTTATATTGAATGTCTTCAATTAAAGTAG